The genome window GCGCATCTTACAATATCTATTGCTTCATAATTGCACAAACTCTGAATTAGATAGGCTCCACTGAAGAACTGATAATGTAACACAATTGGGTTATGATATTTGTTTATTACTTGCTAGATATTTTGCTGTAGGTGTGTTTGATATGTGGTAATAGGATGGAAATGAAGGTGAATCATAATACCACATAGAAGAGGGGATCAAAATCCTAGTGAGAGTGAGATTTGATTTCCATaacaatgaatttattttattcttattcccattttaaaaataatccaaataCATTAGCAAATTCCATTCCCATTCTCTTTTCCAACGTTCCAAACACGGTCTACAACTATGGAATGGAAAAACTAATTTAGATCTTACAATCACTAGCACCACTTGGAGCTTAATTTGGTGATAGCTATGTGAATATGGCTCTTGTTTTATCATGTTTTGTGCTTCCTAGCTTCTTTAGGCTATACTTTTAGCTCAGAAGACCTTGCATATCCTTACATCCTAGAATGCTAAAGATCATTTCCTTGGTGAATATGAGTTGTTGATTATgatatagaataataataaacagagaaaaaaaaaaactaaagtctGCCATAACTGCAGGAGTCGAGCCTCCCAGACATATTTACCACAAACAGTTGGGTTTCTCCAAATGCTGTTACAAGGAGTCGTAGTAATGGAAAAGCTTCTCCAGTGGGAATGAATCTAAACATGAGTACTCCCTCATCAAgtatcaaatttgaaaatcattcaATATCATCTCCTAGTACTCACAGCAGTATGGAaggaatattaaatttagttgaACCTAACACAAACCAACCGGACCCTTTCAACTTGGGTGCACTCAGCAGTGAAATTGAAAGAGAGTCCCTTAAGCCGGATTATGCCTTGGAAGAAAAACCTGTGACCGAGTCTCTTGAGATGCTTTCTACAACAACTGCATCTCAGGATTGCTGTGACTATGCTGGCTTCCTAGATCCTGCAGAGGTTTCTGTTGCTTCTATCAGTGCGTCTTTTGTTCCATTGTATCGTGGGACTCGGAGAATGCAAATATTGCACAATGATGTCAAGTTGCTGCTTCATTGTACTCAACTGCGAGTGAGGTTTGGGATAAGTACAAGATTTGTTGATCCTGCTGGACGGCCACGGTTGAGTTTTGTGGTGGATGGATCTCCAAGCCTATGTCAGGTTCTGGATGCATGTGACCAACTTGCTTACAAGTTGTCTGTGGATTCTGGTAGCAGCTCGGAATGGAGGCCAGTTGTGATCAGAAAGACTGGGTTTTTAAACACTCCTACCATCAGATTAAGGCAAGTTCTTATACTATTTgctttttatgaaaataaggtATCTGGCTCAGCTTAGAATATTCTAAAATGTTGAGTTGTAGCATTGGAGTTTATTTGATATATTGAAGCAATATGCTGTAGGAGTTTGGCTTTTGCTTTCCCTTTTAGTATTGATGTGCAAGAACTGCAAGATGCAGAGGAAAATGTAGCCTTTCTGTTGATAGGTTTATTGTACTCCTTGCATTCCCCATCACTGCAAAATCCTGTGCTTCTACTTTGGCCTCTTCTTGCATTAGGAACAAATGTTAGTATCAATTTTATGTGTGGAAACAATTAATTTCTACATTTTTAATGCTCCTTAGGGGTTGTTAGAAGAtaaagaaaatgtaaagaaattTCTTAATCACACCAACTTTTGTGGGTGGAACTGTGGATGCAATATTCCACATTCTTTGTTTGGTCCTGCTAGTGCGTAGTGGAGCCTTGGTGTTAAATTTAGATCACCTCAGACTGCTGCTTTGTGATGTCTAATGAGtgtatttctttctttcttcatctACAGCATACCTACTGTGACAAATGGGGATATTGCCATATATGCCACAGAGATATACCAAAAAGATCCTTCGGGTACCACACAGAGGCTTATATTTAGTAGATTTGATGCTGCAGAGCTTGATACCTTGTTCGTTCCAGGAACCCTTGTGGATACATACTTTGCCCTGGACCCATATGACTATCAACAGAATGCAGGCATCAAACTAGTTGCCAAAAAGTTGATCATCCATGGCAAATGATGAGAGACTCAGAAGATCTATGATTCCCTCAAAAAGAGGGTCAGCTGCCATGTAAAATTGTACCACAGGATATTATTTATGCAGGAGTTTGTTTTTCTCATTCATATGGTTGAGATGGAAAGCATATGGATGCTGTGGATGACTGATACTTTATTAAATAGTTCTTTAATGTTTTATGTATACCATTTAACTGAAATGCATATCTCCTTCCTGTttggttatttcttttttcGAAAAAGAAACTTTCTCAGATAATGTTGAAATTAGACATATAAGGCCATGCATTTGAAAATCTTCAGGCtattgagataaaaaaaaattgcaacttGGTTTGTGCTTGAGGCTAATAAGGAAGCATCTGCAGTGTCTTGGGCCAAAAATTGGAGGCAatggagaaagaaagaaagggagaAGGAAACAACATTAGGTTCCCTTACGTTGCCTCTCTTAAGCCTATTGCTAGGTTTTACATATTTAGCTTTAGACCTTGAAATGCAACCAACCTTGAACCCATACTCTGTTATAAAACCCCCAGAATCCTCGAGAAACCCTAAAACGATTAATCTCAATCCTCTTTCTTATGCTGACAACTAAAACGTCATCACTCCACAACATGGTTGGCCATGGTTGGCCTAACTCTTCGGTCTACCAGACTAGTTGTTGGCTAACCTGGTTATTTAAAAAGGAGTGGTTTGGTGCCAATGGTCATGTAAATTCTTGTGGACTCTTATTTGCCTTTGGCGACTGTCCTGTAAAGGCCTGTGAATTTTAATGGACAAAGGGAAACAGATTGTTACTGGCAAAAGCGATGCTGGTGTCAGTGGCAGTACTAATAAAAAGATTCGTGCTCTTATCGATAGGAGCAAACTGAGGATTTTGCTGTGTGATACAAATGCTGGGAGTTGTAAAGAAGTTGCCTCACTTCTTAAGGAATGCTCTTATCAGGGtattgtttctctctctcttccccccTCTATACTTGTGCTTCTTCACTACTTAAGACCTTAGAGCTTTCATTCTGCAATTTTTTGCATCAAGAATGCTTAAAACCATGGTGATTTCAGTTATttttgcatgcatgcatgccgGCTCCTGATGGTTGTTTACTTGCTTTCAATAGTAATTTCTGTAGGCTCAACTGGAGAGGCAATCCATGTCCTCAGCTCTGAGGGACCAAGTATTGACATTGTGCTTGCTGAACTTGATCTCCCAATGGCCAACTGCCTGAAGATGTTGAAGTACATTACTGAAGATCAAGAGCTGCGATGCATTCCTGTGATCAGTAAGATTGTCCTAATGTTTCTTCTCCCTTCCTCCAGACTGCATAATTTCTCTTCTTCATGctgaaaatatatagatatcCTCCTCATtggattttttgttgttttgctCAGTGTTGGTCACAGAGGACAAGATCTCAATGATTGCCAACTGCTTGCGGTACGGAGCAGTAGACTATCTGTTAACGCCTTTAGGCATCAATGAGTTACTGAATTTGTCAATTCATATGGAGAGCAAGGCACACGGTTTGTATCGCTTGATACTACTGAGATCATACCACAGTTGATTCAGTGTTTTCTCTGTTGATTAAGGTATAGATAGGGAAGTAAGCTAATCATATACTCATATATGTTATTTGTTTATGTTGGTAGCTCCGACTTCCAGAGAAGAATGACTTTGAGAGAGTGCTGGAAAGGCCGTTTTGTTACCAGATGATGCATCCCCATCCCGGAGAGCTACTGGACGAGTTAATGCATTTTGAGATAAAGAGCATAGCTGCGGTAGTCGAGGAAATCTGGGTCCTATTGACACCCAGGGTCATGTAGAAAACACTGGGCATTGTAATGATCCCAAGTTAAACATTTTGTGATCAATTAATATCCATTCTCGTATAAGAAATGCTGAATCTTGTGTCAATCTTCTCATCACAAATTTCTCACCAAATGGCTTCCTGAATAAAGATTTTAGACACATAGGGGACCTTCCTTTCGGAAATTTAAAAAAGGACAACGCTCATACGCTCAAAAATGGCATTCAAATGGTTATAACAACTGTAACATATGTTACTGACTGATGACAATCTATCCTCCTAGGATACCTTCTCATTCTTCAATGAGGGAAAGGATATGAGTGTCAAGAAGCCAGGCAGTCATCTATTGTATTTTACATATAGTTATCAAATAATTCAATTACGATCATCATTCTACCAACCTCAATTGCCTCAAACTACTCTAAATGTTCGACCAATGGTGTCAAATTCTTACCTTTAATTTCTTCCAATTACAGTGAAGAGAAGCGACTCCCACATCCTCTCCAGCTACCTTCCAAAGAGGAGGAAAGTAGACACATGATCAAAATCACATATGGAAGTGTTCAAACTCacagaaaaatagataaataaagtaataaagaaaatatcatgtGCTAAATCCAGACATGTGCTATTGCCTAAATATTGTTCTAGGCCTTCGTGCATGCATGCGTACCCTCCAATCTCAGTGCATTGCTTGCCAACCTTTTGCATGAATTTTGTCGTTTACTCTACTGTCCTTCACGTGCCTGATAAATCCAGTGCAACTCTTCCCAACCTTTTTGCATGATTTTCCACCACTTCCCTTCCTCACGTTTCCTTTCCTTCCTGGGAAAAAACCGAGTGAATTCAGCCAGCTCATCACTGCCAAGCTATCCCAAGCAGTGGGGCTACCTTCCATGGACGATCCAATCATGTGCTGCTCGCCCAGCTGTAGATGCCTGCCTCATTTTGTGTCGCCCCATtgcttaaaattgtttttcccacgtttttcatattcaaatacTTGCTATGAGGATCCATTTATGTTAGATTTAGCAAAGTTTTGATCGAATATTAACGAGGGTGTGCAACTCAGGCCGGTTGGCCCGACCTTGGTCGGATTTGGGCAATAATTTAACACTTGGTGTGAGCTTAGATTAAGGTAGGTCAAATCAAGTATCTCACAACATTAAAAGTGTGTTTGGTACTGATTCTATAAAacgtttctaatatttctaacacttaaataataacttcttaaaatcattaccaaacagACCGTGAGTTTAACTctagatttaatatttttataatttctattatcttatataataatatttatatcatttattctctttttatttttattttttaaatatcaaataataattgcatcttcatttttcataaacatatatgaatttatttttatttttgttattatctaGAAAATTTGTCTAATTtgctttttgaattttgatatacatcaaataagtttttaaaaaatattataggtGGAATTTAAATCATATAATTCGAttaatccaaatttaatttaactaatcCGAGCTCAAtctaaatttaaacaaataagatTTTGTTTGGCTTATGTTAAGTACTTCTTGCTAAATGTCAAATTAGATTAATGGATTTAGGTTGATTATTTATTAATGTGAATTGAGCTTAAGTTAACCATTAACAAAAACCAGATCGCTCAAATTACAACACTAATATTAACCTTTTTTGTATATGAACATTTTTTGTAAGTTAGTTGGGGTCCTGAGGTAAAATAATCAACACTCCCTCCTGGGGAGGGCACCAGGTTATCGGTGATCTTGTTCTATATGAACATTAATCCTACATGTGCCTGTGTCTCTTTGTTATTTGTGATTCAATGGATTGTCtacaaaataagattttattagggatgacaatggagGAGTTTTTTTAGGTACACACTCTGTTTCGCCCCTAATGggatgaatttgaattttaattaaatgagtttggaacaagtttgagaatttttttaaaactcaggGTAAGTTCGAGATGGGTTCGGGTATTGTCTTATCCCACCTTGTCCTCAccccgattatatatataattaattttaaattaaaattaatttaatttttattttattatttttaatatatagataataaaaaaatattttaaataaaataagttaaaaaaattataattatttaattatttataaaatatatttattttaatgtaattaaatttttttaaagtaatttaaaaaaatttcaaaaaaaattaaacaaggtgGGAATTAGCAAGTATAGGAATTTCTCGTATCCAACCCTGATCTGCTCCACCCTGTCCTGACTcgtctcatttaattttttaaatggaacaAAGATGGGGCGACACTTCGCGAACCCCCTTTTGCCATCCTTAGATTTTATATGTGCCAAACTCAACCTCTTGAATGTCATCTGCTTGATTCAAACCATGACTCATGTTCTATGCATTTAATTTTCCAGACCTAAAGCACATGCATGATATTTCAAGATGATCTCAGGGAGACGATAAGAATACAAAAGTGTAAAAGCTGAAAACCTCCATAAACCTAAAAGCTGAAAAATTATCATCACTCCACAACAGGGCGGGCCATGGTCGGCCTAACCTTTTGGCGTACCGGACCACTTGTCGGCTAACCTGTATATTTAAAAAGCACTGGTTTTGGGCCTTTTGGCAAAGCTGGGTATTCAAAATGAGTGTGGTTAATTTGGCCTCGATGAGTCGTTTAAACCTTAAACTCCTGTGAAATCTGGATAATTTGCCTTTGAGTGAGAGTCCAAAAAGTGGCAATGGCTACTAACAAAAAGATACAAAATGCTCTTATCATGGTATTATTTATTTCCCtcgctctctctttctctttctcttgcatGCCGACTCCTGATGATGGTTGCTTACTTGCTTCCAATCGTAACTTCTGTAGGCTCAACTGGAGAGGCGCTCCATGTATTCTCAACTCTGAGAGCCCAAATATCGATTTTCGTGGTTTCTAAACTTGATCTTGGATTAATCCATGTCCTCAAGTGGATgaagattttaaaatacatcACTGAAGATGAAGAGCTGCGATGCATTCCTGCCATAATCAGTAAGATTGTCCTAATGTTTCGTCTCTCTTAATTTCTCCATAACAAGCTAGTTAATCCTcatttggattttgtttttgtttttgtttagtGGTGGTCGACCAGGAGAGAGATCGATGTCCATGGTTGCTGACTGCTTGAGAAATGGAGCAGTGGACTTATCTCATGACGCCTTTAGGCATGAATAAATTGTTGAAACCGGTGGACTCATGTGGAGAGCAAGACGCATGGTTAGTCCTATACATCACTTAGATCCTGGGGatcaattatgtttttaatttctttgtttttggtcATAGAAGGTATAAGAAAATAAGCGATCATATTCTTACATATTTATTGTATTTTGGTAGCTTGGACTTCCAGACACGTCTACCCCTCTAGACATGCATGTGCCATTTTGAGATTGGAAGGTCTTCATGCCATGGTCCTAGGCCTACATGGCACTGCCTAATCAATTACTTGCCAACTTTTTGCACGATTTTCAATCACCTTTCTTCACGTTAGAGAAGACGCCATTCATCATTGAGAATGCAAGGTTTTATTAGACAGTCTGAAAGATTGCAGGCATAACCCATTGGAATTTAGATGTATtcttgaaaatattaagaagtttaaatttttcctaataagaaaaaataatcatgAAACATATATAAAGATAAATGTGTTGTTGTTTTTCTTATAAGTTTAATGCACCATAGCTTTATATTATGGAGATATATTGGGATGtacttatggaaatacctaatGTCTCCTACT of Vitis vinifera cultivar Pinot Noir 40024 chromosome 17, ASM3070453v1 contains these proteins:
- the LOC100255408 gene encoding two-component response regulator-like APRR1 isoform X1 codes for the protein MDKGKQIVTGKSDAGVSGSTNKKIRALIDRSKLRILLCDTNAGSCKEVASLLKECSYQVISVGSTGEAIHVLSSEGPSIDIVLAELDLPMANCLKMLKYITEDQELRCIPVIMLVTEDKISMIANCLRYGAVDYLLTPLGINELLNLSIHMESKAHGLYRLILLRSYHS
- the LOC100255408 gene encoding two-component response regulator-like APRR1 isoform X2 codes for the protein MDKGKQIVTGKSDAGVSGSTNKKIRALIDRSKLRILLCDTNAGSCKEVASLLKECSYQVISVGSTGEAIHVLSSEGPSIDIVLAELDLPMANCLKMLKYITEDQELRCIPVIMLVTEDKISMIANCLRYGAVDYLLTPLGINELLNLSIHMESKAHAPTSREE
- the LOC100265514 gene encoding protein NEN1, which codes for MGPGEERSEIAFFDVETTVPTRVGQGFAILEFGAILVCPRKLVELESYSTLVRPHDLSLVSSLSVRCNGITRDAVVSAPNFRDIADRVYDILHGRIWAGHNILRFDCARIREAFAEIGRPAPEPKGSIDSLALLTQRFGRRAGDMKMATLATYFGLGQQTHRSLDDVRMNLEVLKYCATVLFLESSLPDIFTTNSWVSPNAVTRSRSNGKASPVGMNLNMSTPSSSIKFENHSISSPSTHSSMEGILNLVEPNTNQPDPFNLGALSSEIERESLKPDYALEEKPVTESLEMLSTTTASQDCCDYAGFLDPAEVSVASISASFVPLYRGTRRMQILHNDVKLLLHCTQLRVRFGISTRFVDPAGRPRLSFVVDGSPSLCQVLDACDQLAYKLSVDSGSSSEWRPVVIRKTGFLNTPTIRLSIPTVTNGDIAIYATEIYQKDPSGTTQRLIFSRFDAAELDTLFVPGTLVDTYFALDPYDYQQNAGIKLVAKKLIIHGK